In the Alkaliphilus oremlandii OhILAs genome, one interval contains:
- the radA gene encoding DNA repair protein RadA: MAKIKSKFVCQECGYESVKWLGKCPGCNNWNTMEEEMLESKKDFKRSPTIVSQSKPQPIKEVKSGAYERYDTQINELNRVLGGGLVKGSLTLITGEPGIGKSTLILQASSTIANRYGKTLYVSGEESEEQIKMRGERLNSLSDDLYIVSETNVDVIEKYIEEYAPVFIIIDSIQTLFKEDLSSAPGSVSQVKECANNLMRIGKSKNIPMFIVAHVTKQGELAGPRVLEHMVDTVLHFEGERTQEFRILRALKNRFGTTSEIGVFEMREEGLVEVSNPSAMFLESLSTEAEGAIVVVTVEGTRPLLVEIQALVAPTNAGFPRRAAVGIDINRLNLIIAVLEKKIGLPLMNQDIYVNVVGGLKLEGTSADLGVAMAIYSSMRGIPIASRAMVVMGEISLTGELRPISHLEKMLKEAEKMGFTRSVIPQKNKFKFDGIHMKCKGVDTLKDALEMLTLHN, encoded by the coding sequence ATGGCAAAGATTAAAAGTAAATTTGTGTGTCAAGAATGTGGGTATGAAAGTGTAAAGTGGCTTGGGAAATGTCCGGGATGCAATAATTGGAATACCATGGAGGAGGAGATGCTGGAGAGCAAAAAGGATTTTAAGCGTTCACCAACCATTGTCAGCCAATCGAAGCCCCAGCCAATTAAGGAAGTAAAGTCTGGGGCCTATGAGCGATATGACACTCAAATTAATGAACTCAATAGGGTTTTAGGCGGCGGTTTAGTCAAGGGATCCTTGACTTTAATCACAGGGGAACCGGGAATCGGAAAATCTACCCTGATATTACAGGCCAGTAGCACCATTGCAAACCGGTATGGAAAAACGCTATATGTATCGGGGGAGGAATCAGAAGAGCAGATTAAAATGAGAGGAGAACGATTGAACTCACTTTCTGACGATTTGTACATCGTTTCTGAAACCAATGTGGATGTGATTGAGAAGTATATTGAAGAGTATGCGCCCGTATTCATCATCATCGATTCCATTCAAACTTTGTTTAAGGAGGATCTTTCTTCGGCGCCGGGCAGTGTATCCCAAGTGAAAGAATGTGCTAATAATTTAATGAGAATTGGTAAATCTAAGAATATTCCCATGTTCATTGTAGCCCATGTAACGAAACAGGGAGAACTAGCAGGTCCAAGGGTTTTAGAGCATATGGTTGACACTGTATTGCATTTTGAAGGTGAAAGAACTCAAGAGTTTCGGATACTGAGGGCTTTAAAAAATAGATTTGGAACCACCAGCGAAATTGGTGTTTTTGAAATGAGAGAAGAAGGATTGGTTGAAGTCAGCAACCCATCCGCCATGTTCTTAGAATCTTTAAGCACGGAGGCGGAAGGGGCCATTGTGGTTGTGACCGTAGAGGGAACGAGACCTCTTTTGGTGGAAATACAAGCTTTAGTTGCACCTACCAATGCAGGGTTTCCACGGCGCGCTGCTGTAGGGATTGATATCAATCGATTGAATTTGATTATTGCAGTTTTAGAGAAGAAAATAGGACTGCCTTTGATGAATCAAGATATTTATGTCAATGTGGTAGGGGGATTAAAGCTAGAAGGCACCTCGGCAGATTTGGGTGTTGCTATGGCCATCTACTCCAGTATGAGAGGAATTCCAATCGCTTCTAGAGCAATGGTGGTCATGGGAGAGATCAGCTTAACTGGTGAGCTAAGACCCATCAGCCATTTGGAGAAAATGCTAAAGGAAGCAGAAAAAATGGGCTTTACCCGTTCTGTGATACCACAGAAAAATAAGTTTAAGTTCGATGGGATTCATATGAAATGTAAAGGTGTGGATACTTTGAAGGATGCTTTGGAGATGCTAACATTGCATAATTAA
- the disA gene encoding DNA integrity scanning diadenylate cyclase DisA: protein MKEPRIEEMQLLDTIKMVAPGTPLREGLENVLRAKTGALIVIGDSEDVRSMIDGGFAINVDFSPAYLYELCKMDGAIVLSSDSKKILYANTQIMTDPSISSAETGTRHRTAERVAKATGQVVVSISQRRNIITLYRGYSKYIIQDTNKILTKANQAIQTLEKYKSVLDQAMINLSALEFEDLVTVYDVCTVIQRTEMVVKVVQEIEKYIYELGNEGRLVSMQMKELVANVVEDGRLVVKDYMIHLDAEESNIHKVLRGLSSEDLLDLSSIAKILGYGSNMNALDISVSPRGYRILNKIPRLPLTVIDNLLKQFISFQKILKASTEQLDDVDGIGEARARAIKDGLRRLQEQVLLDRHI from the coding sequence TTGAAGGAACCACGCATAGAAGAAATGCAGTTACTTGACACCATTAAGATGGTAGCACCGGGAACTCCTTTAAGAGAGGGATTAGAGAATGTGTTAAGGGCAAAAACTGGAGCGCTGATTGTCATCGGAGATAGTGAAGATGTGAGAAGTATGATCGATGGGGGATTTGCCATCAATGTGGACTTTTCTCCAGCGTATTTATATGAGTTATGCAAAATGGATGGTGCAATTGTTTTAAGCAGCGACAGTAAAAAAATATTATATGCCAACACACAGATCATGACAGATCCGTCTATCTCTTCGGCTGAAACAGGCACACGTCATAGAACTGCTGAAAGAGTGGCAAAGGCAACTGGTCAAGTGGTTGTTTCAATTTCTCAGAGAAGAAATATCATTACATTATATCGAGGGTACAGTAAATACATCATACAGGATACCAACAAGATTTTAACAAAGGCCAATCAGGCGATACAGACTCTGGAAAAATATAAGTCTGTGCTGGATCAAGCCATGATCAACTTAAGTGCATTGGAGTTTGAAGACTTAGTTACAGTTTACGATGTATGTACTGTGATCCAAAGAACAGAAATGGTCGTAAAGGTTGTTCAAGAAATAGAGAAATATATTTATGAGCTGGGAAACGAAGGTCGATTAGTGAGCATGCAGATGAAGGAATTGGTGGCCAATGTTGTGGAAGATGGAAGACTTGTTGTGAAGGATTATATGATCCATTTAGACGCTGAAGAATCGAATATCCATAAGGTTCTGAGGGGATTATCTTCAGAGGATTTATTGGATCTTTCTTCCATTGCGAAGATACTGGGCTATGGCTCTAATATGAATGCCTTAGATATTTCTGTATCTCCAAGGGGATATCGGATTTTAAATAAAATACCGAGATTACCTTTAACTGTAATTGATAACTTATTAAAGCAATTTATCAGCTTCCAAAAGATCCTGAAAGCTTCTACAGAACAACTAGACGATGTAGATGGCATTGGAGAGGCAAGAGCAAGGGCCATTAAAGATGGATTGAGAAGATTACAGGAGCAGGTGCTTTTGGACCGTCATATATAA
- a CDS encoding nucleoside triphosphate pyrophosphohydrolase family protein, whose product MNPFSFNEFQDQVDEVLIRHKSILDILTKLQESSSKINRAVAKSVTDCGCIQVHSQKQSAPTDISFSELQNYLTNHVEGYLCDVCKEKIGEEISNNIFYIAALCNTFNINIDDMLANYASQLKTLGTYGLL is encoded by the coding sequence ATGAACCCATTTTCTTTCAATGAATTTCAAGACCAAGTAGACGAGGTATTAATTCGCCATAAGAGTATTTTAGATATTTTGACGAAGCTTCAAGAAAGCAGTTCTAAAATCAATCGCGCTGTAGCCAAATCTGTAACAGACTGCGGCTGCATTCAAGTCCATAGTCAAAAACAAAGTGCACCAACAGACATCTCTTTTTCAGAGCTACAGAATTATTTAACCAATCACGTTGAAGGGTACCTGTGTGATGTGTGTAAGGAAAAAATTGGCGAAGAAATTTCAAATAATATTTTCTATATTGCAGCTCTTTGTAATACATTCAATATCAATATCGATGATATGTTGGCAAACTATGCATCTCAATTAAAGACCTTAGGAACTTACGGTTTATTATAA
- a CDS encoding CarD family transcriptional regulator: MFNIGEKVVYPIHGAGVIESIEEREILGERRKYYIMKMPIGDMQVMIPLDQIDDIGIRKVIDVEEIGSVLEILASDTTKMHQNWNRRYRANMDLIKTGDIYEVADVVRNLTLMEKEKGLSTGERKMLNNARQILLSEIVLVAEISEEEASKLVEKVILQQEMPDTAL; encoded by the coding sequence ATGTTTAACATTGGTGAGAAGGTTGTATATCCTATCCACGGTGCTGGTGTGATAGAATCTATTGAAGAAAGAGAAATCCTTGGCGAGAGAAGAAAGTACTATATAATGAAGATGCCTATAGGGGATATGCAGGTAATGATTCCGTTGGATCAAATAGATGATATAGGTATTCGGAAAGTTATTGATGTAGAAGAAATTGGAAGTGTTTTAGAAATATTGGCTTCGGATACAACGAAGATGCATCAAAATTGGAATAGAAGGTATCGTGCGAATATGGATTTAATTAAAACGGGCGATATTTACGAAGTAGCAGATGTGGTGAGAAATCTAACATTGATGGAAAAAGAGAAAGGCTTATCTACGGGCGAGAGAAAGATGCTGAATAATGCCAGACAAATTTTGTTGAGTGAAATTGTTCTTGTGGCTGAGATATCAGAAGAGGAAGCTTCTAAGCTTGTTGAAAAAGTTATATTACAGCAGGAAATGCCGGATACGGCTTTGTAG
- a CDS encoding PIN/TRAM domain-containing protein, with protein MINKIIRGILTALGAVAGMALYIYIVNVMAMVNIKSDLKTYIIGIIISSLTSGAMLFILSPWLIRQGRNIANWIEKELSKVPTVDILLGSVGLIIGLIIAYLISNLITGIVPFTIFGSILSTIIYIFMAYLGVKVATKKIIELPNIQEILKRNLTKEKASKKENQGCPKVLDTSVIIDGRIADICRTGFVEGPLIIPGFVLEELRHIADSSDALKRNRGRRGLDILNMIQKELDIEVKMYEKDFPDIAEVDTKLLKLAQVLDGKVITNDYNLNKVAEFQGVAVLNINELANAVKPVVLPGEEMIVQVVKDGKESGQGLAYLDDGTMIVVESGKKYIGQTIDVLVTSVLQTAAGRMIFAKPKALVERSA; from the coding sequence ATGATAAATAAAATTATTCGTGGGATTTTGACTGCCTTAGGAGCAGTCGCAGGTATGGCATTATATATATATATAGTGAATGTTATGGCCATGGTCAACATAAAAAGTGATTTAAAGACTTATATTATCGGAATTATAATTTCATCCTTAACGAGCGGTGCTATGTTATTTATTTTATCGCCTTGGCTCATCAGACAGGGTAGGAATATTGCCAATTGGATTGAGAAGGAGCTGTCAAAGGTTCCAACGGTAGACATCCTTTTAGGATCTGTAGGACTTATTATTGGACTTATTATTGCTTATTTAATTAGTAACCTGATTACTGGAATTGTACCATTTACGATCTTCGGTTCTATTTTATCTACGATCATCTATATATTTATGGCTTATTTAGGGGTTAAGGTTGCAACGAAGAAAATAATAGAATTACCGAATATACAGGAAATTTTAAAGCGGAATCTCACAAAGGAAAAGGCATCGAAAAAAGAAAATCAAGGATGCCCTAAGGTCTTAGATACCAGTGTAATTATCGATGGTAGAATTGCAGATATCTGTAGGACCGGCTTTGTAGAGGGACCATTAATAATTCCAGGGTTTGTTTTAGAGGAGTTGAGACATATCGCAGATTCTTCTGATGCATTAAAGCGTAATCGTGGAAGAAGAGGACTGGATATTTTAAATATGATACAAAAGGAATTGGATATTGAGGTTAAAATGTATGAAAAAGATTTTCCGGATATAGCAGAGGTTGATACGAAATTGTTGAAACTGGCACAGGTATTAGATGGTAAAGTTATAACCAATGACTATAATCTCAATAAGGTTGCTGAATTCCAAGGTGTAGCAGTACTTAACATAAATGAACTTGCCAATGCGGTAAAACCTGTGGTTCTTCCAGGTGAGGAAATGATCGTACAGGTTGTAAAAGATGGCAAGGAGTCGGGGCAGGGATTAGCTTACTTAGATGATGGCACCATGATCGTCGTAGAAAGCGGGAAAAAATATATTGGGCAGACCATCGATGTATTAGTAACCAGCGTGCTTCAAACTGCAGCAGGAAGAATGATCTTTGCGAAACCGAAGGCTTTAGTAGAAAGATCCGCATAA
- a CDS encoding 4Fe-4S binding protein: protein MEWTSEAELKIKKAPFFIRAMARRKAEEVAKNRGKIVVDVEDIEAAKGSRELEDLSAMDLSIEGIESSKFLDIGLCGGVKGCPFTLFNDEEVTRVFYRVIQNENLELFMEKALEGPVLFHNKFKIAISGCPNSCSQPQIKDISIVGYHIPKIEKGRCVGCKQCVRSCPDRMITAEDEPKIDMEGCIHCGRCIQACPTGAIKRFQEGYRIYVGGRLGRKPHLAKPIADIEDFDELAKILSKVIVFYKECVEEKKSFSKVIEAMELEEIKNRIHERTSLESIESIL, encoded by the coding sequence ATGGAATGGACAAGTGAGGCTGAGCTAAAAATAAAAAAAGCACCATTTTTTATTAGAGCCATGGCTAGAAGAAAGGCAGAAGAGGTTGCTAAAAATAGAGGAAAAATAGTCGTGGATGTGGAAGATATTGAAGCTGCAAAAGGAAGCAGAGAATTGGAAGACTTAAGTGCAATGGATTTATCCATTGAGGGTATTGAAAGCTCAAAGTTTTTGGATATAGGCCTCTGTGGAGGGGTAAAAGGCTGTCCTTTCACACTATTTAATGATGAAGAGGTGACAAGGGTTTTTTACAGGGTCATTCAGAATGAAAATTTAGAACTGTTCATGGAAAAGGCTTTAGAAGGTCCTGTGCTTTTTCATAATAAGTTTAAAATAGCAATCAGTGGCTGCCCCAATAGCTGTTCACAGCCTCAAATCAAGGATATATCCATTGTAGGATACCATATACCCAAGATTGAGAAAGGTCGCTGTGTAGGGTGTAAGCAATGCGTTAGGAGCTGTCCTGACCGTATGATCACTGCGGAAGATGAGCCGAAGATCGATATGGAAGGCTGCATCCATTGTGGTCGATGTATTCAAGCCTGTCCTACGGGCGCTATTAAAAGGTTTCAAGAAGGGTATCGAATTTATGTCGGCGGAAGACTTGGACGAAAGCCTCACTTAGCTAAACCCATTGCAGATATTGAAGATTTTGATGAACTAGCAAAGATCCTTAGCAAGGTGATTGTTTTTTATAAGGAATGTGTAGAAGAAAAGAAAAGCTTTAGTAAGGTTATAGAAGCGATGGAACTCGAGGAAATAAAAAATCGAATCCATGAAAGAACCTCTTTAGAAAGTATAGAAAGTATCCTATAA